Within the Marixanthomonas sp. SCSIO 43207 genome, the region GCATCAAGCATCCAACTAATTTTTTCTACATCAGCGATATAAGCACCAATCATATCAATGGTACCTTCATCTTCTGCTTTATCTGCTTTTTCAATTACTTTACGCATTTGCGTTAAAATTTTTCCGTGATCTTCAAGAAGAATCTTTACCATTTTTGAATCTTCAGTTCGTGAAGGAGATTCTTTAAGGTTTGACATCTCAAGGTAATCTGTATAATTACTCACCGGCTGAAAACGTAGGGTTAAAATTCGCTCTGCGATTTCATCTACTTTCAGTTTAGCATCGTCATACATTTCTTCAAACTTCTCGTGTAAATCAAAAAAGTTTTTACCAACGATGTTCCAATGAAAATTACGTAGTTTTTGATAGTACAAATGGTAATCTGCCAATAAAATATTTAGCTCTTTAGCAGTTTCAGTTGTTTTTTCTTTATTTAAGTTTAAATAGCTCATAGTTTATTTTTTGTTTTTAACAAATTTACAAATAGAAAGAGTTTAACCCAATTAAAAGGAACAGTTTAGAATTTTTTTAACGTTGAAAATCAACTGTTAATAATGTAAAACAAAGGCTTTATTTCTATAGATTATTGCAATATTCTCTATAAAGATTTGTTATATTTGCGCGTTCAATAAAGAACAACATCACTAGTAAATATTTCAATAAAAATAATGAATATAATTAGTAAACAAACCATAACTTTCTTCTTAGTGTTATTTTGTTTAGCGGTTCCGTCTATTGAGGCTCAAACAGTTCCTTCCCCATCTGTGTTATCCTCAAATGTTGAAGATTTAACCGATGAGCAAATACAAGCCTACTGGCAAAAAGCAAAAGCTCAGGGTTATACTATGGAGCAACTAAAAGCAATAGCTGCTTCTAGAGGTATTTCACCGTCTCAAATTGCCGAATTAGAAAGAAGACTCAATGAAATGGGTGATTCAACCAAATCTTTAGAAGGCAAACAAATTGATAGTTTGCGTGAGATTGACGAGACTCCAAAACTTGGTTTCACCGGAAATGAAATAAAAGAAGGTGTAACAAAAGATCCACTATTTGGGTATGATTTTTTTAATAATCAAAACATTTCATTTACTCCCAATATGAATCTGGCTACACCAACCAATTATGAACTGGGACCTGGTGATGAGATTTCAATAAACTTATGGGGAGCGGCCGAGACCAATTATAGCGTTGAAGTTGATAGAGAGGGAGCTATACGCATTTCAAATATTGGGCTTATCTATGTGAGCGGCTTAACAATGGAAGAAGCTTCAGCAAAAATTAAAAATAAATTAAAACGAATTTATTCAGGAATTAATGCTTCAGATAGTAGTCCTTATAAGGTGTTTTTAAATATTTCGTTAGTAAATGTAAGAACTGTACAGGTAAATATTATTGGTGAAGTAAAAGTGCCGGGAACGTACTCTTTAAGCGCACTATCTACGGTGTTAAATGCTTTATATGCCTCCGGAGGTCCTACCAAGCAAGGAACTTTTAGAGAAATCAAGTTGGTAAGAAACGGCGAAGAAATTACTTTCTTTGATGTGTATGATTATTTAATTAACGGTTCTCAAATAGGTAATAAAACCTTACGAGATCAAGATGTAATAATTGTTGCACCTTACATTTCAAGAGTAGGTATTTCAGGAAGTGTAAAACGTCCAGGTAAATATGAAATGAAAGCTGGCGAAACCTTAAATGATTTATTATTGTTCTCAGGCGGATTTACTTCAAATGCTTATAAAGAACGAGTTGTACTTGAACGAATTGAAGGAGATAGAAAAGTAGTAAAAGAAATATTAGTTGATAACGAAAAAGAAACCCCATTGCAAGATGGCGACTCATTGGCTGTAAAAAGTGTAATTGATAAGTTTGAAAACAAAATATCTATTGAAGGTGCTGTGTATAGACCTGGAAGATATGAGTTTACACCAGGTATTACGGTTAAAGATTTAATTAGTAAAG harbors:
- a CDS encoding Dps family protein, with protein sequence MSYLNLNKEKTTETAKELNILLADYHLYYQKLRNFHWNIVGKNFFDLHEKFEEMYDDAKLKVDEIAERILTLRFQPVSNYTDYLEMSNLKESPSRTEDSKMVKILLEDHGKILTQMRKVIEKADKAEDEGTIDMIGAYIADVEKISWMLDAWSMKSSDTHPEA
- a CDS encoding SLBB domain-containing protein; translation: MNIISKQTITFFLVLFCLAVPSIEAQTVPSPSVLSSNVEDLTDEQIQAYWQKAKAQGYTMEQLKAIAASRGISPSQIAELERRLNEMGDSTKSLEGKQIDSLREIDETPKLGFTGNEIKEGVTKDPLFGYDFFNNQNISFTPNMNLATPTNYELGPGDEISINLWGAAETNYSVEVDREGAIRISNIGLIYVSGLTMEEASAKIKNKLKRIYSGINASDSSPYKVFLNISLVNVRTVQVNIIGEVKVPGTYSLSALSTVLNALYASGGPTKQGTFREIKLVRNGEEITFFDVYDYLINGSQIGNKTLRDQDVIIVAPYISRVGISGSVKRPGKYEMKAGETLNDLLLFSGGFTSNAYKERVVLERIEGDRKVVKEILVDNEKETPLQDGDSLAVKSVIDKFENKISIEGAVYRPGRYEFTPGITVKDLISKAAGVNDQAFLQRGLLFSTNDGVIETATPFSVSEVLSGKTEIQLQPDDRVEIFNKYNLSESYTLTIDGAVNNPKTIPYVQNMTVEDLVLVGGGFTDAANVSKIDIYRRVDDDNYETLSKNFKVSANGQLTLEDGSNFVLQPNDRVSVRYLRGFSEQIKVVVSGEANYPGSYTIENKNEKISDLLNRAGGVTEYAFVEGATLVRKNPFYKEETLKETFEGLAEKEEVTGSEDDTLKNRREFRVGINLQDIIDDEDSKHNLVLKTGDQLIIPSTKQTVKVEGEVLVPSLVRYEKGMTLKDYISKSGGFSTDAKKGKTYVVYANGDIASTKHFLFFRSYPKLEPGAAILVPAKPENRNKLTTQEVIGISTGLTTLGLLIDRLLQ